The Glycine soja cultivar W05 chromosome 6, ASM419377v2, whole genome shotgun sequence genome has a window encoding:
- the LOC114415603 gene encoding auxin-responsive protein SAUR32-like: protein MGILSDHHHNQKHHHRRHHHHHHHMSFHLHIPHLHFHHHHQHEKKEDLKDIPKGCLAILVGQGEEQQRFVVPVMYMNHPLFMQLLKEAEEEYGFDQKGPITIPCHVEHFRTVQGLIDRDKSLHHGQHHHHAWCFKV from the coding sequence ATGGGGATCCTTAGCGATCATCATCATAATCAGAAGCATCATCACCgccgccaccaccaccatcatcatcacATGAGTTTTCATTTGCACATTCCTCACCTTCActttcaccaccaccaccaacatgAGAAGAAGGAGGATCTGAAGGACATTCCAAAAGGGTGTTTGGCGATCTTGGTAGGGCAAGGAGAGGAGCAACAGAGGTTTGTGGTCCCTGTGATGTACATGAACCACCCATTGTTCATGCAGTTGCTCAAAGAAGCTGAAGAGGAGTATGGCTTCGATCAGAAAGGCCCCATAACCATTCCTTGCCACGTGGAGCACTTTCGCACCGTCCAAGGCTTGATTGATAGGGACAAATCTCTCCACCATGGTCAACACCACCACCATGCTTGGTGCTTCAAAGTTTGA
- the LOC114414324 gene encoding uncharacterized protein LOC114414324, producing MLFTHALPLLISAFDLITATFISGLIILSVLSLCFIFHLRFKSKSITHLQGFNSLWTVRFLLVLFVFLWSITELLRLPFFRRKYLYPFTPSFSISQQADLCKVHIVLSLGFFEPAFLVTLLFLLNASIKTKTPKNNDKWAITSVLLTCLPFATLQALLIFFAPFENRVPAETSVVLNDGYGFETVLCAYPFLSSVLFAVFGVAYSTWFLFSCWRVLSLVINKGLRMRIYVLAWIVLVAIPLQIVALGFSVRWSPHQEVHGVVSLVGFLAVFCCATTGEGILVIKPISDALDAGGNYCVWTPQTRAWQLEETEPAGVVVRLEGG from the coding sequence ATGTTGTTCACGCATGCATTACCACTCCTCATCTCAGCTTTCGACCTCATCACCGCAACCTTCATCTCCGGGTTAATAATCCTCTCGGTTTTGTCCCTATGCTTCATCTTCCACCTTCGCTTCAAATCAAAATCCATCACACACTTACAAGGCTTCAACTCGCTCTGGACCGTACGGTTCCTCCTCGTGTTATTCGTATTCTTATGGTCCATCACCGAACTTCTCCGGTTACCTTTTTTTCGCCGAAAATATTTGTACCCTTTTACACCCTCCTTTAGCATATCCCAACAAGCCGACCTCTGCAAAGTCCACATCGTACTCTCCCTCGGATTCTTCGAACCCGCGTTCCTCGTAACGCTATTGTTTCTTCTCAATGCTTCGATCAAAACGAAGACACCGAAAAATAATGACAAGTGGGCCATCACGTCAGTGCTCCTCACGTGCCTCCCCTTTGCGACGCTCCAGGCATTGCTCATATTCTTTGCCCCTTTCGAGAACCGAGTGCCGGCTGAAACCTCGGTGGTTCTAAACGACGGCTACGGCTTCGAGACCGTGCTCTGCGCGTACCCTTTTCTGAGTAGTGTTCTTTTTGCTGTGTTTGGCGTTGCGTACTCGACGTGGTTCTTGTTCTCGTGTTGGAGGGTTTTGTCGCTTGTCATCAACAAAGGCTTGAGGATGAGGATTTACGTGCTGGCTTGGATTGTGCTTGTTGCGATTCCGCTGCAGATTGTAGCGTTGGGGTTCAGCGTTCGGTGGAGCCCGCACCAGGAGGTTCACGGCGTCGTTTCGCTCGTGGGGTTCCTCGCGGTGTTTTGCTGCGCCACCACCGGGGAGGGCATTCTCGTCATTAAGCCTATTTCCGATGCGTTGGATGCTGGAGGAAATTATTGCGTGTGGACCCCGCAGACACGGGCGTGGCAACTTGAAGAAACCGAACCAGCTGGTGTGGTTGTTCGTTTGGAGGGAGGGTAA